Proteins encoded within one genomic window of Halocatena marina:
- the pstC gene encoding phosphate ABC transporter permease subunit PstC: MNGSDIQTDLTRNTENSASELLMRSFFFLCASLSILTTLSIIVLLVTEAAKFFELTAPLLGVEGPTASIVDFLTGKEWIINNEQFGVLTLVSATLMITIGSAAIAMPLGVATAIYLSEYARPQLRAVLKPALEVLAGIPTVVYGFFAVIYITPALEIVFPDIGTFNLLSASIVVGIMIIPMVASISEDAMSAVPDELRQAGYGMGATKFDVSTGIVVPAALSGIFSSFILALSRAIGETMAVTIAAGAQANYLNPLDPASYLEGALPMTAAMVSLLTGDTTGGGLAYRSLFAIGLTLFVITLTMNIVSDLIARHYREEY; this comes from the coding sequence ATGAATGGAAGCGATATACAGACAGATCTGACGAGGAACACGGAAAATTCCGCTTCTGAGCTCCTAATGCGGTCGTTTTTCTTTCTCTGTGCATCACTGTCGATTCTGACGACGCTCAGTATTATCGTCCTCCTCGTTACCGAGGCGGCGAAGTTTTTCGAACTAACGGCCCCACTACTGGGCGTCGAAGGACCGACCGCCTCAATTGTCGATTTTCTCACAGGAAAGGAATGGATAATTAACAACGAACAGTTCGGCGTGCTTACCCTCGTCTCGGCAACGCTGATGATAACGATCGGCTCGGCAGCCATCGCAATGCCACTCGGTGTGGCGACAGCAATCTACTTGAGTGAATACGCACGCCCGCAGTTGCGGGCAGTACTGAAACCTGCTCTTGAGGTTCTCGCTGGCATTCCGACGGTCGTCTACGGATTCTTTGCGGTCATCTACATCACACCCGCACTAGAGATCGTCTTCCCCGACATCGGTACGTTCAATCTGCTATCAGCAAGCATCGTTGTCGGTATCATGATCATCCCGATGGTCGCTTCGATCAGTGAGGATGCGATGTCGGCGGTTCCTGACGAACTCCGGCAGGCTGGCTACGGAATGGGCGCGACGAAATTCGACGTCTCGACGGGAATCGTCGTACCAGCCGCACTCTCTGGAATCTTCTCATCCTTTATTCTTGCACTCTCTCGTGCGATCGGCGAGACGATGGCCGTGACCATCGCCGCGGGCGCGCAGGCGAACTATCTCAATCCGCTTGATCCGGCGTCTTATCTCGAAGGAGCGCTACCGATGACAGCCGCAATGGTGAGCTTACTGACGGGAGATACGACTGGTGGTGGTTTGGCGTATCGGAGTCTCTTCGCAATCGGTCTCACGTTGTTTGTCATTACACTCACAATGAACATCGTCAGCGATCTCATCGCACGACACTACAGGGAGGAGTACTGA
- a CDS encoding PstS family phosphate ABC transporter substrate-binding protein, with product MTGVPDIHDTPSRREFLLASGAAGTVLVAGCLNNDNSGSNSTETKGSGDSTDDMDSGSGESTTEGGSSGQLSGTIDIAGSSTVFPLATAMGERFKKEHSQVKINIQSTGSGGGFENHFCPGRTDFNNASRPIKEEETSNCQGNNVNPVELNVATDALTVVVNKEANWVDCLTVEQLKKIWSAETKPKTWKDINSDWPDEDLELYGPTDASGTYDYFIEAILGEEGPGHRQDYSATEQDRQIIQGVKGSKNAIGYLGFAYYSENKDAVKALGIDDGNGCVDPSLETAKSGKYTPLSRPLFTYPSKESLAEEHVAEFAKFWIENATNKKIVADEVGYVPLDSSQQEEQMKKLESAISEAKQG from the coding sequence ATGACAGGCGTACCTGACATCCACGACACCCCATCGAGAAGAGAGTTTCTACTTGCATCCGGAGCTGCCGGAACTGTTCTCGTTGCAGGCTGTCTTAATAATGATAACAGCGGTAGTAATAGCACTGAAACAAAAGGCAGCGGAGACTCCACCGACGACATGGATAGCGGTAGTGGAGAAAGCACCACTGAAGGCGGAAGTAGCGGCCAGCTGTCGGGTACGATCGACATCGCTGGAAGTTCGACCGTATTCCCACTCGCGACTGCGATGGGCGAGCGGTTCAAAAAGGAGCACTCGCAGGTCAAGATCAACATCCAGTCAACTGGATCCGGTGGTGGCTTCGAGAATCACTTTTGTCCAGGACGGACCGATTTCAACAACGCTTCTCGACCGATCAAGGAAGAAGAGACGTCGAACTGCCAAGGCAACAACGTCAATCCAGTTGAGCTAAACGTTGCAACGGACGCGCTGACTGTCGTCGTTAACAAAGAAGCCAATTGGGTCGACTGCCTCACTGTCGAGCAGCTCAAAAAGATCTGGTCGGCCGAAACCAAGCCAAAGACCTGGAAGGATATCAACTCCGATTGGCCTGATGAAGACCTCGAACTGTACGGCCCAACCGACGCATCAGGTACGTACGACTACTTCATCGAGGCAATTCTCGGCGAAGAAGGTCCCGGTCACCGTCAGGACTACTCAGCGACCGAGCAAGACCGCCAGATCATCCAGGGCGTGAAAGGCTCGAAGAACGCAATTGGGTACCTCGGATTCGCGTACTACAGCGAGAACAAAGACGCGGTGAAAGCACTGGGTATCGACGACGGCAACGGCTGTGTCGATCCGTCACTTGAAACAGCAAAATCCGGCAAGTACACGCCACTTTCCCGTCCGCTGTTCACCTACCCATCGAAGGAGTCGCTGGCGGAGGAGCACGTCGCCGAATTCGCTAAGTTCTGGATCGAGAACGCGACTAACAAGAAGATCGTTGCCGACGAGGTTGGATACGTTCCCCTCGACAGCAGCCAGCAGGAAGAGCAGATGAAAAAGCTCGAATCAGCCATCAGCGAAGCCAAACAGGGTTGA
- a CDS encoding rubrerythrin family protein codes for MDADAFVEQVNSACATELERLGSEKALIATTDAELETTRVLKEAILVEQRAKATFEAWVVDESDENARAAFERTASQEDDHAERIITRLKNIDSEESEYLNNHPDPEADAVHRELRALETTQERVAAGMVGRPLVSSRTLLQTINFFINEADESTADLFRTIRAETDAAVMDGAMLLETVCETDTEKHQAEAAAISIIETAYEEYAQTLDEMGLDPRPLC; via the coding sequence ATGGATGCCGATGCGTTCGTAGAGCAGGTAAATTCGGCGTGTGCAACGGAACTCGAGCGCCTCGGGAGCGAGAAAGCACTCATCGCCACGACGGATGCCGAACTCGAAACCACTCGCGTGCTTAAAGAAGCAATACTGGTCGAACAGCGTGCAAAAGCGACGTTCGAAGCGTGGGTTGTCGATGAATCAGACGAGAACGCGCGTGCGGCGTTCGAGCGGACCGCATCACAGGAAGATGATCACGCAGAACGGATCATCACTCGACTCAAAAACATTGATAGCGAGGAGTCGGAGTATTTGAACAACCACCCAGATCCAGAAGCCGACGCTGTACATCGGGAGCTTCGCGCGCTCGAAACGACACAAGAGCGCGTCGCGGCGGGCATGGTGGGACGGCCATTAGTGAGTTCGCGTACGCTCCTCCAGACAATCAACTTCTTCATCAACGAGGCAGACGAATCGACGGCGGATCTGTTCCGTACCATTCGTGCAGAGACTGATGCAGCCGTGATGGACGGTGCAATGCTACTCGAAACCGTTTGTGAAACAGATACGGAAAAACACCAAGCCGAGGCCGCAGCCATCAGTATCATCGAAACAGCCTACGAGGAGTACGCCCAGACGCTTGATGAGATGGGTCTGGATCCAAGACCACTCTGTTGA
- a CDS encoding SDR family NAD(P)-dependent oxidoreductase, which translates to MRLDDKTVFITGAGGGIGSETARKCAEMGARVIVTDIDSAAAERTVESLDEAENDAVYHTLDVTNVDQFHDLVTATANEYGLDVLVNNAGIGHPSAKIEEIDEDVRDLVVSVNINGVWNGCHAALPIMKSQGYGSIVNVASLAGVIGLPSQAVYSLTKGAVINFTRAVAAESGPSGVRINAVCPGFIDAGIGKQFFETHDDPAAARKRMEAQYPLKRLGNPDEVAAAICFLASDEASYITGHDLIIDGGYSIS; encoded by the coding sequence ATGAGATTAGATGATAAGACAGTCTTCATCACTGGAGCAGGCGGTGGAATCGGTAGCGAGACCGCACGAAAATGTGCTGAGATGGGTGCACGCGTCATCGTGACGGACATAGATAGCGCTGCAGCTGAGCGGACTGTAGAATCACTCGACGAAGCAGAGAACGACGCCGTTTATCACACGCTCGATGTAACTAATGTCGATCAGTTCCACGATCTTGTGACAGCGACAGCCAACGAGTACGGTCTCGATGTGCTTGTGAACAACGCTGGCATCGGTCATCCCTCGGCGAAGATCGAAGAGATTGACGAAGACGTTCGTGATCTGGTGGTCTCCGTCAACATCAACGGCGTCTGGAACGGATGCCACGCGGCTTTACCGATAATGAAATCGCAAGGCTACGGTTCGATTGTCAACGTCGCATCACTTGCAGGCGTGATCGGACTCCCATCACAGGCGGTCTATTCGCTTACGAAGGGTGCAGTGATCAATTTCACGCGCGCTGTGGCTGCCGAAAGTGGTCCAAGCGGTGTGCGTATCAACGCAGTTTGTCCAGGCTTCATCGACGCTGGAATTGGCAAACAGTTTTTCGAAACACACGATGACCCAGCTGCGGCACGCAAGCGCATGGAAGCGCAGTATCCATTGAAACGGCTTGGGAACCCTGATGAGGTCGCAGCAGCGATCTGCTTTTTAGCGAGCGACGAAGCATCGTACATCACCGGCCACGATCTCATCATCGACGGTGGCTATTCGATTTCGTAG
- a CDS encoding hemolysin family protein, with amino-acid sequence MSAPIISVVSLLVALFLVFLNGLFVAAEFAFVRVRPNQIRARVEEGKPSATVVKEAVDNLDDYLAVCQLGITISSLGLGWIGGPAVAALISPVLEPTLASESVHIVAVAIGFSLITFLHVTFGELAPKTFSIQDAETISFLVAPPMKFFYYLFMPGVIFFNGTANAFTRMLGYPPASETEETHTEEDIRALIARSREQGMVEADEEEMIEGVFELNDTSAREIMTPRPDVETFSADMPLETLLAETAEQNHTCYPVLNRDDGEQVLGSVHVEDMLRAAVADEGAPITARDLLRDVLTVPENRHIDDLLADLQEREVQMAMVFDEWGSFEGIVTVEDILEKIVGEIRDEFDTEEEEPSIDSRDTGGYTIDGRVPIQRLNTTLDADFESKSFETTGGLVLDQLGRAPEPDDRVELDGYVLHVDKVDGTRISTVIAEETKINEQNEQ; translated from the coding sequence GTGAGCGCTCCGATCATCTCCGTTGTCAGTCTTCTCGTTGCGCTCTTTCTCGTGTTCCTCAACGGGTTGTTCGTGGCAGCGGAGTTCGCATTCGTGCGCGTTCGCCCAAACCAGATACGAGCACGTGTCGAGGAGGGTAAACCCTCCGCGACGGTGGTCAAGGAAGCTGTCGATAACCTCGATGACTACCTCGCAGTCTGTCAGCTCGGAATCACTATTTCCTCACTTGGACTTGGGTGGATCGGCGGGCCGGCCGTGGCAGCACTCATCAGCCCAGTGTTGGAACCGACGTTAGCTTCGGAAAGCGTCCATATCGTTGCTGTTGCGATCGGCTTTTCGCTTATCACGTTCTTGCACGTGACTTTCGGCGAACTCGCTCCGAAGACGTTCTCCATTCAGGACGCCGAAACGATTTCGTTCCTCGTCGCGCCACCGATGAAGTTCTTCTACTATCTCTTCATGCCGGGTGTGATTTTCTTCAACGGCACTGCCAACGCCTTCACGCGAATGCTTGGTTATCCACCAGCGTCCGAGACGGAAGAAACACACACCGAGGAGGATATTCGGGCGCTCATCGCGCGGTCGCGCGAGCAGGGAATGGTCGAAGCAGACGAAGAGGAGATGATCGAGGGCGTCTTCGAACTAAACGATACCTCTGCCCGGGAAATCATGACTCCTCGACCGGACGTAGAGACCTTCTCCGCAGATATGCCGTTGGAGACGCTCCTCGCGGAGACTGCTGAGCAGAATCACACGTGCTATCCGGTTCTGAACCGGGACGACGGCGAGCAAGTTCTCGGCTCTGTTCACGTTGAAGATATGCTGCGGGCCGCTGTTGCAGACGAAGGAGCGCCGATTACAGCCCGTGATCTCCTTCGCGATGTTCTCACAGTCCCAGAGAACCGACATATCGACGATCTCTTGGCTGATCTTCAAGAACGAGAGGTTCAGATGGCTATGGTGTTCGATGAGTGGGGATCATTCGAGGGAATCGTGACTGTCGAAGACATTCTCGAGAAGATCGTCGGCGAAATCAGAGACGAATTTGACACCGAAGAGGAGGAGCCATCGATCGATAGCCGCGATACCGGTGGTTACACCATCGATGGGCGCGTCCCGATCCAACGCCTCAACACAACTCTCGATGCTGACTTCGAGAGCAAGAGTTTCGAAACGACAGGAGGATTGGTCCTCGATCAGTTAGGACGCGCACCCGAACCCGATGACAGGGTTGAACTAGACGGCTACGTTTTGCACGTCGATAAGGTGGATGGCACCCGCATCTCGACCGTGATCGCAGAAGAAACCAAAATCAACGAACAGAACGAACAATAG
- the pstA gene encoding phosphate ABC transporter permease PstA — MSMDTNTDTDVDSGYADGFGHVSRTVGTIFRYVLLAATLFGLVVLTILLIYVLNDAIQPTTADSGWLLTFFVTFVLPTIIVGSYLYWRNVDAFKFGATVVGLFVVALMFASGFAMIFIDIVPPLMWFAYSIAIAVPTALVIGIERFDRRVPFLTRLGMTAGLFYFSLFGLPGPVGSELGISQVIPSIATFVQEFPLVFTDWLMITLTLGLAVAVIVERYAVQIGEERTKLVAGGLALGAVIVAAFIGPQIGIDPLPATVLASVAVVPIGAYVVGSAITRPQDRIGLLLTAVIFGGVLLGAFVVEFAGFAGPQSWVDWQFLTSPHSGTAEDAGLYQAIGGSILLMVTVVVLSFPLGVGAAIYLEEYAPDNRFTRIIDVNISNLAGVPSVVYGLLGLGIFVTYLGQPPGTVLIGGATLSLLILPIIIISAREAIRSVPNEMRQASYGMGATRGQTVRNVVLPRAFPGILTGTILALGRAIGETAPLIMIGAPNVVFSLPTELSSKVSAMPLQVYAWASYFASEPFYQKAVPAGVVVLVAVLLAMNSIAILLRNRYQREN; from the coding sequence ATGTCGATGGACACCAACACGGACACTGACGTCGACTCCGGGTACGCAGACGGGTTCGGTCACGTCAGTCGGACGGTCGGTACCATTTTCCGGTACGTGCTACTTGCCGCGACGCTATTCGGTCTCGTTGTACTGACAATTCTACTCATCTACGTCCTAAACGACGCGATTCAACCGACGACAGCCGATTCCGGTTGGCTTCTTACATTCTTTGTGACGTTCGTTCTCCCGACGATAATCGTCGGGAGCTATCTTTACTGGCGGAACGTGGACGCGTTCAAGTTCGGTGCGACCGTCGTCGGACTGTTTGTTGTTGCGCTCATGTTCGCCAGCGGATTTGCGATGATTTTCATCGATATCGTCCCACCGCTGATGTGGTTTGCCTACAGTATTGCGATCGCTGTCCCCACTGCGCTCGTCATCGGCATTGAACGGTTCGACCGACGTGTGCCATTCCTCACTCGACTCGGGATGACGGCAGGCCTGTTTTATTTCTCACTGTTCGGTCTTCCCGGTCCGGTCGGCTCTGAACTCGGTATCTCACAAGTAATTCCGAGCATTGCTACATTCGTTCAGGAGTTTCCGCTCGTCTTCACCGACTGGCTGATGATCACACTGACGCTTGGCCTTGCAGTCGCTGTAATCGTCGAACGATACGCTGTTCAGATTGGAGAGGAGCGTACGAAACTGGTTGCTGGAGGGCTTGCGCTTGGAGCGGTCATCGTGGCGGCATTCATCGGTCCACAGATCGGAATCGATCCGCTTCCAGCGACGGTGTTAGCGTCAGTGGCGGTCGTCCCGATCGGTGCGTACGTCGTCGGTTCTGCAATCACTCGCCCACAGGATCGAATCGGACTCTTGCTGACGGCTGTAATCTTCGGTGGCGTGCTGCTCGGTGCGTTCGTCGTCGAATTCGCGGGCTTTGCCGGACCACAATCGTGGGTCGACTGGCAGTTCCTCACCAGCCCGCACAGCGGCACAGCAGAAGACGCAGGACTGTACCAGGCGATTGGCGGATCGATCCTGCTGATGGTCACCGTCGTCGTGCTCTCGTTCCCGCTCGGAGTCGGTGCTGCCATCTACCTCGAAGAGTACGCCCCCGACAACCGTTTCACCCGCATTATCGATGTCAATATCTCTAATCTCGCAGGCGTGCCATCAGTCGTTTATGGACTGCTTGGACTCGGTATCTTCGTCACCTATCTCGGCCAGCCACCAGGGACAGTGCTGATCGGTGGGGCGACTCTATCGCTTCTGATTCTCCCGATCATCATCATTTCGGCGCGAGAAGCGATCCGGTCGGTTCCCAACGAGATGCGCCAAGCATCCTACGGAATGGGCGCAACCCGCGGACAAACCGTTCGGAACGTCGTGCTGCCGCGTGCGTTTCCCGGCATCCTCACGGGAACGATCCTCGCACTCGGGAGAGCCATTGGTGAAACCGCGCCGTTGATCATGATCGGCGCACCGAACGTCGTGTTCAGCCTCCCGACCGAACTATCCTCGAAGGTGAGCGCAATGCCGCTCCAAGTGTACGCGTGGGCGAGCTATTTCGCCAGTGAACCGTTCTATCAAAAGGCTGTTCCCGCCGGAGTAGTCGTGCTCGTCGCCGTTCTTCTGGCGATGAATTCTATCGCAATTCTCCTTCGAAATAGATACCAGAGAGAAAATTAA
- the pstB gene encoding phosphate ABC transporter ATP-binding protein PstB, producing MTNEELEQELVSNTGDANDERLIETDVRDGVDDAGATMQATPIIRTENINVWYDDDQALNDITMEIPKHRVTAMIGPSGCGKSTFLRCINRMNDLIDTCRIEGQLHLQGVNVYDDNIDPVALRRRVGMVFQKPNPFPKSIYDNVAYGLEIQDKNGDYDKIVEQSLKRAALWDEVSDRLDESGLELSGGQQQRLCIARAIAPDPEVLLMDEPASALDPVATSKIEDLIDNLAEEYTVVIVTHNMQQAARISDKTAVFLTGGELVEFDSTQKIFENPESQRVEDYITGKFG from the coding sequence ATGACTAACGAAGAATTAGAACAAGAGCTCGTATCGAATACGGGTGACGCGAACGACGAGAGGTTGATCGAGACAGATGTCAGAGACGGTGTCGATGACGCAGGGGCAACCATGCAAGCCACACCAATCATCCGGACGGAGAACATCAACGTTTGGTACGACGACGATCAGGCGCTCAACGACATCACGATGGAGATTCCCAAACATCGTGTCACAGCGATGATCGGGCCATCCGGTTGTGGCAAATCGACGTTTCTTCGGTGTATTAACCGAATGAACGATCTCATCGATACCTGCCGAATCGAAGGACAGCTCCATCTTCAGGGAGTGAACGTATACGATGACAACATCGATCCCGTCGCATTGCGCCGACGTGTCGGGATGGTCTTTCAGAAACCAAATCCGTTTCCGAAAAGCATCTACGACAATGTCGCGTACGGTTTGGAGATACAGGACAAAAACGGCGACTACGATAAGATCGTCGAGCAGTCACTCAAACGTGCGGCGCTGTGGGATGAAGTCTCCGATCGATTGGACGAATCCGGACTCGAGCTTTCCGGTGGACAACAACAGCGTCTCTGTATTGCTCGCGCTATTGCCCCAGATCCCGAGGTGCTCTTGATGGATGAGCCCGCGAGTGCGCTCGATCCCGTTGCGACCTCGAAGATCGAGGACCTAATCGACAATTTAGCCGAAGAGTACACTGTGGTGATTGTCACTCACAACATGCAGCAAGCCGCTCGCATCTCCGATAAGACCGCCGTCTTCCTCACGGGGGGAGAGCTCGTCGAATTTGATAGTACCCAAAAGATCTTCGAGAATCCCGAAAGCCAGCGTGTCGAAGACTACATCACCGGTAAATTCGGCTAA
- a CDS encoding MBL fold metallo-hydrolase, producing the protein MDQEKPDSDSDAASSSDSGSLVGSITAEELRQWLDTDEPTLLDIRNRDEVEAWRIEGADRTEIPYMRFLSASVTNSVEELAADIDQPVVVVCPRGEESASVVEMLHQVGIEAVNLTGGMHSWAQLYEGFTLDTEPVLIQYDRPSSGCLSYLLVSDGEAAVIDPLRAFVDRYRADAAEHGGTLVSAIDTHLHADHISGLSLLAEQSESVEPIVSTKTAMRGVERVSTVDAGEPITVGTTSIEPIAAPGHTSGMTALYVADLDLLLTGDGLFIEHVPRPDLEADAADVRDAARTLYRTLTDRFARFDDETRIVPGHYDPSNTERPHIARLGDVRDLSVFDMTEAAFVDSVLNDMPPRPNNYERIIDINCGTEVAEDEAFELELGPNNCAAGSTSN; encoded by the coding sequence ATGGATCAAGAAAAACCTGACTCGGACTCTGACGCTGCTTCTTCGTCTGATTCGGGGTCTCTTGTTGGATCGATCACCGCCGAGGAACTTCGGCAATGGCTCGATACTGATGAGCCAACGTTGCTCGATATTCGCAATCGTGATGAGGTCGAAGCGTGGCGAATCGAGGGCGCGGATCGAACCGAAATCCCCTATATGCGGTTTCTCAGTGCCTCAGTGACTAATTCTGTCGAGGAGCTTGCTGCTGACATCGATCAGCCAGTCGTAGTCGTCTGTCCACGTGGAGAAGAAAGTGCATCTGTCGTCGAGATGCTGCATCAAGTAGGGATTGAAGCCGTGAACCTCACTGGTGGAATGCACAGTTGGGCACAACTCTACGAGGGATTCACACTCGACACAGAGCCAGTCCTGATCCAGTACGACCGGCCGTCAAGTGGCTGTCTATCGTATCTCCTCGTGAGCGACGGTGAAGCAGCCGTTATCGACCCACTACGAGCGTTCGTCGATCGGTATCGAGCCGACGCTGCTGAACATGGTGGAACTCTCGTCTCTGCTATTGATACACACCTCCACGCTGACCACATCAGCGGGCTCTCCCTGCTGGCCGAACAGAGCGAAAGCGTCGAACCGATCGTCTCCACGAAAACAGCGATGCGGGGCGTCGAGCGTGTATCGACAGTTGATGCTGGAGAACCCATCACCGTCGGAACAACGTCTATCGAACCAATCGCCGCACCGGGTCACACGAGCGGGATGACCGCGTTGTACGTGGCAGATCTTGATCTGCTTTTAACTGGTGATGGGCTTTTCATCGAACACGTCCCACGTCCCGATCTCGAAGCCGATGCTGCTGACGTTCGGGACGCTGCACGCACACTCTACCGGACGCTCACCGATCGGTTCGCGCGATTCGACGACGAAACACGCATTGTGCCGGGCCACTACGATCCTTCGAACACAGAACGACCACACATCGCCCGTCTCGGTGACGTCCGTGACCTCTCTGTCTTTGATATGACCGAAGCAGCGTTCGTTGACAGCGTTCTCAATGACATGCCGCCCCGGCCGAACAACTACGAACGGATCATTGACATCAACTGCGGGACAGAAGTAGCCGAGGATGAAGCCTTCGAACTCGAACTCGGGCCAAACAACTGCGCCGCTGGATCGACGAGTAACTGA
- a CDS encoding phosphate uptake regulator PhoU, whose protein sequence is METRKIQLTGGSTFTVSLPKQWAKEHGLESGARMYLYPHSDGSLLVRPSPTQNGKRESRVSVDHLDEDDISRTVRAFYAAGFDSFTLTAVGGFEVSQRNAVTMAASGLVGLEIVSESDDVITLQSLLNTNDVSIRQTVIQLQRITLAMHERAVTAVIEDDEELAARVCERDDEVDRLFGMVSRHYQRALSDLQEIDQLGIDRPTIADYYTIARQLERVADHAEKIATISSRLDDPPQSIMEEIGAVAREARATVKDASSVLLGGTDIEMAYRALDDRDNLGDDLDQLDRRLYDSEIPDRYLLGLLLDSVRRTSEYGGNIAETLIQGAARNRELSTR, encoded by the coding sequence ATGGAAACACGCAAAATTCAGCTGACGGGTGGATCGACGTTTACGGTGTCGCTGCCAAAACAGTGGGCAAAAGAGCATGGTCTCGAATCGGGAGCACGGATGTATCTCTACCCGCACAGCGACGGCTCGCTGTTGGTGCGTCCGAGTCCCACGCAAAACGGCAAGCGCGAGTCTCGCGTCAGCGTCGATCATCTCGACGAGGACGATATCTCTCGTACCGTCCGAGCGTTCTACGCTGCGGGTTTTGACTCGTTCACGCTCACCGCGGTTGGTGGGTTCGAGGTGTCACAGCGCAACGCAGTCACGATGGCAGCGAGCGGTCTCGTTGGTCTCGAAATCGTCTCGGAATCAGATGATGTGATCACGCTCCAGAGTTTGCTCAACACCAACGATGTCTCCATTCGCCAGACGGTGATCCAGCTTCAGCGCATCACGCTTGCGATGCACGAACGGGCCGTGACCGCCGTGATTGAGGATGATGAAGAGCTCGCTGCCCGCGTCTGTGAGCGTGACGACGAAGTCGATCGACTGTTCGGTATGGTGAGTCGCCACTATCAACGGGCGTTGTCCGACCTTCAGGAGATCGATCAACTCGGTATTGACCGTCCGACGATTGCTGATTACTATACGATTGCACGACAGCTCGAACGTGTTGCAGATCACGCAGAGAAGATAGCGACCATCTCATCTCGACTCGATGATCCACCACAGTCGATCATGGAGGAGATCGGTGCCGTTGCGCGCGAGGCGCGCGCCACAGTCAAAGACGCATCGAGCGTTCTTCTTGGCGGAACGGACATCGAGATGGCCTATCGAGCACTCGATGACCGCGATAACTTGGGGGATGACCTCGACCAACTCGACCGACGGCTGTACGACAGCGAAATTCCCGATCGGTATCTACTTGGTCTCCTCCTCGACAGCGTGCGACGAACGTCAGAATATGGTGGCAATATCGCAGAGACG